Proteins found in one Fibrobacter sp. genomic segment:
- a CDS encoding PAS domain S-box protein, producing RTREAEESKRILDAMLEHIPLGVVIADSDLQIKMTSRFNREQLGEHTWLLHKEGSRIAPVKSDTQEPASCDNHPLCLAVRKGVVTSNEEWILRNQKGDKVTALFNASPLIDNQGIRVGGILMWVDISARKHTQKVQERLLSQNRRQRAFLETLIEIVPAGIAVIRTDRMDLEFVNSFFRSMLMKSRLDKGEDSPFLPDLIRSRKMEQINISYRERRAVSEKEIPLTIDQKTTYWNLDYVPVTAESGRVEQILVVAVNITDLVENRKCQEFLTVWFRTIVNSVIESLITIGPDGKLLEINPAAFRFLHIPPDLIHKHYSSLSSYFELRSQDGKAVPSDRHPITRVLRGETVSREVMCVKIRETGEIRYAMLSGTTFSINSENATYAVMNINDITDLILTQEQLRDQRNFINAIFDAQGAMVALLDKDGNVLKFNKTYELVTGLSASDTKGHHIWELLLPGEKERWLKRLAESHDRTVPVEYENFIRTRSGKERFIRWRNSVLTDKEGNITHIIATGIDLSDRLEAEERIKTLNSELQKRATDLEFANKELESFSYSVSHDLRSPLSTIGGFISLLKEDYESLFDAQGREYLKTIQSGIRKMNGIIGDMLQLSRISRKELIRSRIDMSKMVSEFLEDLRRSEPQRRAEFKIQENITAYADSRLVYLALENLLRNAWKFTSRKDKTIIEFGVFEQENETVYFVKDNGAGFDMQKSEKLFAPFQRLHSEKEYSGTGIGLPIVMRVIRRHGGRIWAHGEMNKGAVFYFTLS from the coding sequence AGGACAAGGGAAGCTGAGGAGAGTAAAAGAATTCTGGATGCGATGCTGGAGCATATTCCTCTGGGGGTAGTAATAGCAGATTCTGATCTGCAGATAAAAATGACCTCCCGGTTCAACCGGGAGCAGCTGGGAGAGCATACCTGGTTGTTACACAAAGAGGGAAGCAGAATTGCACCTGTAAAATCGGATACACAGGAGCCTGCAAGCTGTGACAATCATCCACTCTGTCTTGCAGTAAGGAAAGGGGTAGTTACTTCCAATGAGGAATGGATCTTAAGGAATCAGAAGGGGGACAAAGTAACGGCTCTGTTCAATGCCAGTCCTTTAATTGACAATCAAGGGATAAGAGTCGGCGGCATTCTGATGTGGGTAGATATTTCCGCCCGCAAGCATACCCAGAAGGTTCAGGAACGGCTGCTTTCCCAGAACCGCAGGCAGAGGGCGTTTCTTGAGACACTTATAGAGATAGTGCCTGCTGGAATCGCTGTAATCCGCACCGACAGGATGGACCTTGAGTTTGTCAACTCCTTTTTCCGTTCGATGTTGATGAAAAGCAGGCTGGATAAAGGAGAAGACTCTCCTTTTCTCCCCGATCTGATCAGATCCCGCAAAATGGAGCAGATCAACATATCATACAGGGAAAGGAGGGCTGTTTCCGAAAAGGAGATTCCACTGACAATTGATCAAAAAACAACCTACTGGAATTTAGACTATGTTCCGGTTACAGCTGAAAGCGGAAGAGTGGAGCAGATTCTTGTGGTCGCTGTTAATATCACAGATCTGGTGGAAAACCGTAAATGCCAGGAATTTCTTACTGTCTGGTTCAGGACAATAGTCAATTCGGTGATTGAGAGCCTTATAACGATAGGTCCTGACGGAAAACTGCTGGAGATCAACCCTGCCGCTTTCAGATTTCTTCACATTCCCCCTGACCTGATTCATAAGCACTATTCATCGCTGTCATCCTATTTTGAACTGAGAAGCCAGGATGGAAAAGCTGTGCCCTCCGACAGACATCCTATAACAAGAGTTCTCAGAGGAGAGACTGTTTCCAGGGAGGTAATGTGTGTTAAGATCAGGGAGACGGGTGAAATCCGGTATGCAATGCTTTCCGGCACCACTTTCAGCATAAACAGTGAAAATGCGACTTACGCTGTCATGAACATAAACGATATAACAGATCTGATTCTGACCCAGGAGCAACTCAGGGATCAGCGAAATTTTATAAATGCCATATTTGACGCTCAGGGGGCGATGGTCGCATTACTTGACAAAGATGGAAATGTGCTGAAATTCAACAAAACCTATGAATTGGTCACCGGCCTTTCTGCCTCAGATACAAAGGGACACCATATATGGGAACTGCTGCTTCCCGGGGAAAAGGAACGATGGTTGAAAAGGTTAGCAGAGTCACATGATCGGACAGTACCGGTGGAATACGAAAACTTTATCCGGACCCGTTCCGGAAAAGAGCGCTTTATACGATGGAGAAATTCCGTATTGACTGACAAGGAAGGCAACATTACCCACATTATTGCAACAGGAATCGATCTTTCTGATCGCCTGGAAGCTGAGGAGCGGATAAAGACGCTCAACAGCGAGTTACAGAAACGGGCAACTGACCTGGAGTTTGCAAACAAGGAGCTGGAGTCCTTCTCATACTCTGTTTCACATGATCTGAGATCGCCTCTGAGCACTATAGGCGGTTTTATCAGCTTGCTCAAAGAGGATTATGAATCATTGTTTGATGCCCAAGGCAGGGAATACCTTAAAACTATCCAGTCAGGTATCAGAAAAATGAACGGCATTATCGGGGATATGCTGCAGCTTTCCCGTATTTCACGTAAGGAGTTGATTCGCTCCAGGATAGATATGAGTAAAATGGTCAGTGAGTTTCTTGAGGACCTCAGGCGTTCCGAACCTCAACGCAGAGCAGAATTCAAGATCCAGGAAAATATAACGGCTTATGCCGACTCCAGACTTGTTTATCTTGCACTTGAGAATCTGCTCCGGAATGCCTGGAAATTTACATCAAGGAAAGATAAAACCATAATAGAATTCGGTGTTTTTGAACAGGAAAATGAGACTGTTTACTTTGTAAAAGACAACGGTGCAGGTTTCGATATGCAAAAATCGGAAAAACTCTTTGCCCCTTTCCAGAGGCTCCATTCAGAGAAAGAATACAGCGGAACCGGGATTGGTCTTCCTATTGTCATGCGGGTGATCCGTCGGCACGGAGGGAGGATCTGGGCCCATGGAGAAATGAATAAGGGAGCGGTTTTCTATTTCACTCTGTCATAG
- the msrB gene encoding peptide-methionine (R)-S-oxide reductase MsrB — protein MAEGYRKPSDEELRKKLTPDQYRVTQQCSTEPPFRNEYWDNKREGIYVDVVSGEPLFSSTDKFDSGTGWPSFSRPLVPQNFSESVDESLGMRRIELKSKHAHSHLGHLFNDGPQPTGLRYCINSASLRFIPKELLEKEGYGEYKKLFE, from the coding sequence ATGGCTGAAGGATACAGAAAGCCCTCGGATGAGGAACTGCGGAAGAAATTGACACCAGATCAATACCGGGTAACACAACAGTGCAGCACTGAACCGCCGTTCAGAAATGAGTACTGGGACAATAAGCGGGAGGGAATTTATGTGGATGTGGTAAGCGGGGAACCCCTTTTCAGTTCCACTGACAAATTCGATTCCGGCACCGGATGGCCCAGTTTCAGCCGGCCTCTTGTTCCTCAGAATTTCAGCGAATCTGTCGATGAGAGTCTGGGAATGAGACGCATCGAGCTGAAAAGCAAGCATGCCCATTCTCATCTGGGGCATCTGTTCAATGATGGGCCGCAGCCAACCGGCTTACGATACTGTATCAATTCTGCATCACTGCGCTTTATACCAAAAGAGCTGCTCGAAAAAGAGGGATATGGGGAGTATAAAAAACTCTTCGAGTAA